A stretch of Lysobacter sp. K5869 DNA encodes these proteins:
- the gpmI gene encoding 2,3-bisphosphoglycerate-independent phosphoglycerate mutase produces MSATSRPKPVVLLILDGWGHRDDPADNALAQADLPNWRALLASQAHTLIHTEGRHVGLPDGQMGNSEVGHMNLGAGRIVYQDLTRVDAAIEDGSFFANEELRAACAAAQAAGATLHLMGLLSPGGVHSHEQHIFAMIELARREGVAKVAVHAFLDGRDMPPKSAAPSLERLQQACDNAGNARIASIGGRYYAMDRDKRWDRQLRAWDAIVEAKSEHHAATALAGLDAAYARGETDEFVAPTVIGDARPMADGDAVVFMNFRADRARQLTAAFVDPNFDGYEARKPKLSRFVCLTEYDAKLPAPVAFAADELRNTLGELLAAQGLTQLRIAETEKYAHVTFFFSGGREEPYAGESRILVPSPKVATYDLQPEMSCPEVTAKLVEAIRAQSVDVAICNIANPDMVGHTGDLQAAILAAQAVDKAIGAIAAAVQDVHGALLITADHGNLEMMRDAATGQPHTAHTVGPVPLVYLGPRKAGLRSGGALRDIAPTILDLLGVAKPDEMTGRSLLEG; encoded by the coding sequence GTGTCTGCGACTTCCCGCCCCAAGCCCGTAGTGCTGCTGATCCTCGACGGCTGGGGCCACCGCGACGACCCGGCCGACAACGCCCTGGCCCAGGCCGACCTGCCGAACTGGCGCGCCCTGCTCGCCAGCCAGGCGCACACCCTGATCCACACCGAGGGCCGCCACGTCGGCCTGCCGGACGGGCAGATGGGCAATTCCGAAGTCGGCCACATGAATCTCGGCGCCGGCCGCATCGTCTATCAGGACCTGACCCGGGTGGACGCGGCGATCGAGGACGGCAGCTTCTTCGCCAACGAAGAACTGCGCGCCGCCTGCGCCGCGGCCCAGGCCGCCGGCGCCACCCTGCATCTGATGGGCCTGCTCTCGCCCGGCGGCGTGCACAGCCACGAGCAGCACATCTTCGCGATGATCGAACTGGCCCGCCGCGAAGGCGTGGCGAAGGTCGCCGTGCACGCCTTCCTCGACGGCCGCGACATGCCGCCCAAGTCGGCCGCGCCGAGCCTGGAGCGCTTGCAGCAGGCGTGCGATAACGCCGGCAACGCGCGCATCGCCAGCATCGGCGGCCGCTATTACGCGATGGACCGCGACAAGCGCTGGGACCGCCAGCTGCGCGCCTGGGACGCGATCGTCGAAGCCAAGAGCGAACACCATGCCGCGACCGCGTTGGCCGGGCTCGACGCGGCCTACGCGCGCGGCGAGACCGACGAGTTCGTCGCGCCGACGGTGATCGGCGACGCGCGGCCGATGGCCGACGGCGATGCGGTGGTGTTCATGAACTTCCGCGCCGACCGCGCGCGCCAGCTCACCGCTGCCTTCGTCGATCCGAACTTCGACGGCTACGAGGCGCGCAAGCCGAAGCTGTCGCGCTTCGTCTGCCTGACCGAATACGACGCCAAGCTGCCGGCGCCGGTGGCGTTCGCGGCGGACGAGCTGCGCAACACGCTCGGCGAGCTGCTGGCCGCGCAAGGCCTGACCCAGCTGCGCATCGCCGAGACCGAGAAGTACGCCCACGTCACCTTCTTCTTCAGCGGCGGCCGCGAAGAGCCCTATGCCGGCGAAAGCCGCATCCTGGTGCCGAGCCCGAAGGTCGCCACCTACGATTTGCAGCCGGAAATGAGCTGCCCGGAAGTGACCGCCAAGCTGGTCGAGGCGATCCGCGCGCAGTCGGTGGACGTGGCGATCTGCAACATCGCCAACCCCGACATGGTCGGCCACACCGGCGATCTGCAGGCGGCGATTCTCGCCGCGCAGGCGGTGGACAAGGCCATCGGCGCGATCGCCGCCGCGGTGCAGGACGTGCACGGCGCGCTGCTGATCACCGCCGACCACGGCAACCTGGAGATGATGCGCGACGCCGCCACCGGCCAGCCGCACACCGCGCATACGGTCGGCCCGGTGCCGCTGGTGTACCTCGGTCCGCGCAAGGCCGGGTTGCGTTCGGGCGGCGCCTTGCGCGACATCGCGCCGACCATCCTGGATCTCCTCGGCGTGGCCAAGCCAGACGAGATGACCGGCCGCAGTCTGTTGGAGGGCTGA
- a CDS encoding peptidoglycan DD-metalloendopeptidase family protein — protein MRTACAWLLVLLAALPPALPQARAAAQSTSRETERKLEKVKTELKSVAAERRKLEGQRGDATQQLRAADEQVGRSNRTLRDTETRLAREHAALKQTQDKRDALKQTLGSRRQELERLLRAAYAQGNDAPLKALLSQDRVADSGRILTYHGYLQRDRARRIEALTAQLRELDALEREIVERRASLDSTRKQQRAQLGQLEKDRKERASLVAQINEKYEDRSTRERELGRDAKGLEQLLAKLRAAAARAEAQRRAAAKAKAEREAREAREAAAAAAKGKPAPPRKPPVQVASAPAPQVGGLGWPVSGALLAGFGGTMPDGRSSEGLLIGAPAGATVKAVGDGTVVYSEWMTGYGLLLIIDHGNGYMSLYANNDALLKDAGATVKKGDAVATVGSSGGHGRPALYFELRRGGQPVNPGVWLRR, from the coding sequence ATGCGGACCGCGTGCGCGTGGTTGCTGGTGTTGTTGGCGGCCCTGCCGCCGGCCTTGCCGCAGGCGCGCGCCGCGGCGCAGAGCACCAGCCGCGAGACCGAACGCAAGCTGGAAAAGGTCAAGACCGAGCTCAAGTCGGTCGCGGCGGAGCGGCGCAAGCTCGAAGGCCAGCGCGGCGACGCCACCCAGCAGTTGCGCGCGGCCGACGAACAGGTCGGCCGCTCCAACCGCACCTTGCGCGACACCGAGACGCGGCTGGCGCGCGAACACGCCGCGCTCAAGCAGACCCAGGACAAGCGCGACGCGCTCAAGCAAACCCTGGGCTCGCGCCGGCAGGAACTCGAACGACTGCTGCGCGCGGCCTACGCGCAAGGCAACGACGCGCCGCTCAAGGCGCTGTTGTCGCAAGACCGCGTCGCCGACAGCGGCCGCATTCTCACGTACCACGGTTATCTGCAGCGCGACCGCGCGCGCCGGATCGAGGCGCTGACCGCGCAGCTGCGCGAACTCGACGCGCTCGAACGCGAGATCGTCGAACGCCGCGCCAGCCTCGACAGCACCCGCAAGCAGCAGCGCGCGCAGCTGGGCCAGTTGGAGAAGGACCGCAAGGAACGCGCCAGCCTGGTCGCCCAGATCAACGAAAAATACGAAGACCGCAGCACCCGCGAACGCGAGCTCGGCCGCGACGCCAAGGGGTTGGAGCAGTTGCTGGCCAAGCTGCGCGCCGCCGCCGCGCGCGCCGAAGCGCAACGCCGCGCCGCCGCCAAGGCGAAGGCCGAACGCGAAGCGCGCGAGGCCCGCGAAGCCGCCGCTGCGGCGGCCAAGGGCAAACCCGCGCCGCCGCGCAAGCCGCCGGTGCAGGTCGCCAGCGCACCCGCGCCGCAAGTCGGCGGCCTGGGTTGGCCGGTGTCGGGCGCGTTGCTGGCCGGCTTCGGCGGCACCATGCCCGACGGGCGCAGCAGCGAAGGCCTGCTGATCGGCGCGCCGGCCGGCGCGACGGTGAAGGCGGTCGGCGACGGCACCGTGGTGTATTCGGAATGGATGACCGGTTACGGCCTGTTGCTCATCATCGATCACGGCAACGGCTACATGAGCCTGTACGCCAACAACGACGCCCTGCTCAAGGACGCCGGCGCCACGGTCAAGAAGGGCGACGCGGTGGCCACGGTCGGCAGCTCCGGCGGCCACGGCCGGCCGGCGCTGTATTTCGAGTTGCGCCGCGGCGGCCAGCCGGTCAATCCGGGCGTCTGGCTGCGGCGCTGA
- a CDS encoding S41 family peptidase: MSLRHPLRSLLPLALALAVAPALAQQPAPPAQAAPPAASPAADDQDDGDDQATPPAQAPAKGKKAGKDDSADSKVPIDEIRRYVAVYNAVKQAYVEPVDDAKLMHSAIRGLLFDLDPHSVYFDKADAESFDEQSRGNYDGIGVELQRQPDGTLKVISPIDDTPAARAGIKAGDLITAIDGKPFKVDEGDNSGPLRGAPGTKVVLTIVREGRDKSFDVTVARETIRVASVKSRMLEPGYGYLRVSAFQADTAADFETQLRKLKQQAGGKLRGLVLDLRSNPGGLLTSAVQIADDLLERGKIVSTRGRIAISDAEFSATPGDLLDGAPLAVLVDAGSASASEVLAGALRDNGRGRVVGSRTFGKGSVQTVLPLDNGDSVKLTTARYYTPSGKSIQALGIVPDVTLRAPKSDKTERPSYTEAALPGHLHGDEEGAPGSNAGEVLDGDGPIASALAELKKPTPAKAPAQAAKAETSEVKR, from the coding sequence ATGTCCCTGCGTCACCCCCTGCGTAGTCTGCTTCCGCTCGCCCTGGCGCTGGCCGTCGCGCCGGCCCTGGCCCAGCAGCCGGCGCCGCCCGCGCAGGCCGCGCCGCCCGCGGCATCGCCCGCCGCCGACGATCAGGACGACGGCGACGACCAAGCCACGCCGCCCGCGCAAGCGCCGGCCAAGGGCAAGAAGGCCGGCAAGGACGACAGCGCCGATTCCAAGGTGCCGATCGACGAGATCCGCCGCTACGTCGCGGTCTACAACGCGGTCAAGCAGGCCTACGTCGAACCGGTCGACGACGCCAAGCTCATGCATTCGGCGATCCGCGGCCTGCTGTTCGATCTCGATCCGCACAGCGTGTATTTCGACAAGGCCGACGCCGAGAGCTTCGACGAACAATCGCGCGGCAACTACGACGGCATCGGCGTGGAACTGCAGCGCCAGCCCGACGGCACCTTGAAGGTGATTTCGCCGATCGACGACACGCCGGCCGCGCGCGCCGGGATCAAGGCCGGCGATCTGATCACCGCGATCGACGGCAAGCCGTTCAAGGTCGACGAAGGCGACAACTCCGGCCCGCTGCGCGGCGCGCCGGGGACCAAGGTGGTGCTGACCATCGTGCGCGAAGGCCGCGACAAGTCCTTCGACGTCACCGTCGCGCGCGAGACGATCCGCGTCGCCAGCGTCAAGAGCCGCATGCTCGAACCGGGCTACGGCTACCTGCGGGTCAGCGCGTTCCAGGCCGACACCGCCGCCGACTTCGAAACCCAGTTGCGCAAGCTCAAGCAACAGGCCGGCGGCAAGCTGCGCGGTTTGGTGCTGGATTTGCGCAGCAATCCCGGCGGCCTGCTGACCTCGGCCGTGCAGATCGCCGACGATCTGCTCGAACGCGGCAAGATCGTCAGCACCCGCGGCCGCATCGCGATCAGCGACGCCGAATTCAGCGCAACGCCGGGCGATCTGCTCGACGGCGCGCCGCTGGCGGTGCTGGTCGACGCGGGTTCGGCCAGCGCCTCGGAAGTGCTGGCCGGCGCGCTGCGCGACAACGGCCGCGGCCGCGTGGTCGGCAGCCGCACCTTCGGCAAGGGCTCGGTGCAGACCGTGCTGCCGCTGGACAACGGCGATTCGGTCAAGCTCACCACCGCGCGCTACTACACGCCCAGCGGCAAATCGATCCAGGCGCTGGGCATCGTGCCCGACGTGACCTTGCGCGCGCCCAAGAGCGACAAGACCGAGCGCCCGAGCTACACCGAAGCGGCGCTGCCGGGCCATCTGCACGGCGACGAGGAAGGCGCGCCGGGCAGCAACGCCGGCGAAGTGCTCGACGGCGACGGCCCGATCGCCTCGGCGCTGGCGGAGTTGAAGAAGCCGACGCCGGCCAAGGCGCCGGCGCAGGCGGCGAAGGCCGAAACCTCCGAGGTCAAACGCTAA
- a CDS encoding DUF1820 family protein → MATLYKVTFLNAGKIYELYARKIGAGTLWGFTEVSELVFDVHDGLVVDPTEERLRDEFGNTRVLHLPMQSIVRIEEVERKGQSAIRDAASGERVVTPFPLPAKPPR, encoded by the coding sequence ATGGCCACGCTCTACAAAGTCACCTTCCTCAACGCCGGCAAGATCTACGAGCTCTACGCGCGCAAGATCGGCGCGGGCACGCTGTGGGGCTTCACCGAAGTCAGCGAGCTGGTGTTCGACGTGCACGACGGCTTGGTGGTGGATCCCACCGAGGAGCGGCTGCGCGACGAGTTCGGCAACACCCGCGTGTTGCATCTGCCGATGCAGAGCATCGTGCGCATCGAGGAAGTCGAGCGCAAAGGCCAGTCGGCGATCCGCGACGCGGCCTCGGGCGAGCGCGTGGTGACGCCGTTTCCGCTGCCCGCCAAGCCGCCGCGCTGA
- a CDS encoding rhomboid family intramembrane serine protease: MFVAIPSRERTRLRWATPLLFALLWICFIVSAVVLPDPEQRRLMVEWGALSGGLSTPEAWWQAIRDGSALRLFSALFLHADWAHLLGNLVFLLIFGLPAERAMGPWRLLALFLFGGAVANLAAVIAIATPDRLIIGASGAVSALIGAYLALFPSAKLGVVVPLGLFLQFVKVPAPLLIGVWALLQVVFTFIGPAFGAVAWSAHLAGFAFGGAFALIARAGIARRLRRKRGY, from the coding sequence GTGTTCGTCGCCATCCCCTCGCGCGAGCGCACCCGACTGCGGTGGGCGACGCCGTTGTTGTTCGCTTTGCTGTGGATCTGCTTCATCGTGTCGGCCGTCGTGTTGCCCGATCCGGAGCAGCGCCGGCTGATGGTGGAATGGGGCGCGCTGTCCGGCGGTTTGTCGACGCCGGAAGCGTGGTGGCAGGCGATCCGCGACGGCAGCGCGCTGCGCCTGTTCAGCGCGCTGTTCCTGCACGCGGACTGGGCGCACCTGCTCGGCAATCTGGTGTTCTTGCTGATCTTCGGCCTGCCCGCCGAACGCGCGATGGGGCCGTGGCGCCTGCTGGCGCTGTTCCTGTTCGGCGGCGCGGTCGCCAACCTCGCCGCGGTGATCGCCATCGCCACGCCGGACCGGCTCATCATCGGCGCCAGCGGCGCGGTGTCGGCGCTGATCGGCGCGTATCTGGCGCTGTTCCCCAGCGCCAAGCTCGGCGTGGTGGTGCCGCTGGGCCTGTTCCTGCAATTCGTCAAAGTGCCCGCGCCGCTGTTGATCGGCGTGTGGGCGCTGCTGCAAGTGGTGTTCACCTTCATCGGCCCGGCGTTCGGCGCGGTGGCGTGGTCGGCGCATCTGGCCGGCTTCGCCTTCGGCGGCGCGTTCGCGCTGATCGCCCGCGCCGGCATCGCCCGGCGGCTGCGGCGCAAGCGCGGGTATTGA